In Dama dama isolate Ldn47 chromosome X, ASM3311817v1, whole genome shotgun sequence, one genomic interval encodes:
- the LOC133052141 gene encoding AFG3-like protein 2 — translation MAHRCLLLWGRGACRPRRLPPMLVPGGRAGSTERLYLRTLYRYATTQAKTSRNSLLTDVIAAYQRLCSRPPKGFEKYFPNGKNGKKASEPKEVMGEKKEPKPAAASRPSGGVGGGGKRGGKKDDSHWWSRFQKGDIPWDDKEFRMYFLWTALFWGGFLFYFLFKSSGREITWKDFANNYLSKGVVDRLEVVNKRFVRVTFTPGKTPVDGQYVWFNIGSVDTFERNLETLQQELGIEGENRVPVVYIAESDGSFLLSMLPTVLIIAFLLYTIRRGPAGIGCTGRGMGGLFSVGETTAKVLKDEIDVKFKDVAGCEEAKLEIMEFVNFLKNPKQYQDLGAKIPKGAILTGPPGTGKTLLAKATAGEANVPFITVSGSEFLEMFVGVGPARVRDLFALARKNAPCILFIDEIDAVGRKRGRGNFGGQSEQENTLNQLLVEMDGFNTTTNVVILAGTNRPDILDPALMRPGRFDRQIFIGPPDIKGRASIFKVHLRPLKLDSALEKEKLARKLASLTPGFSGADVANVCNEAALIAARHLSDSINQKHFEQAIERVIGGLEKKTQVLQPEEKKTVAYHETGHAVAGWYLEHADPLLKVSIIPWGKGLGYAQYLPREQYLYTREQLLDRMCMTLGGRVSEEIFFGRITTGAQDDLRKVTQSAYAQIVQFGMNEKVGQISFDLPRQGDMVLEKPYSEATARLIDDEVRILINDAYKRTVALLTEKKADVEKVALLLLEKEVLDKNDMVELLGPRPFAEKSTYEEFVEGTGSLDEDTSLPEDLKDWNREREGSEEPAGEKVTSQVQGAGPV, via the coding sequence CCGCAGGCTGCCCCCGATGCTCGTGCCTGGCGGCCGCGCGGGCTCCACCGAACGGCTCTACCTGCGGACGCTTTATCGATATGCCACGACTCAGGCGAAAACCAGCAGGAATTCCCTTCTGACAGATGTGATTGCTGCTTATCAGAGGCTGTGTTCTCGGCCTCCAAAAGGATTTGAAAAATACTTTCCcaatggaaaaaatggaaaaaaagctaGTGAACCTAAAGAAgttatgggagaaaaaaaagaacccaagCCAGCTGCTGCCTCGCGTCCTTCTGGAGGAGTTGGTGGTGGTGGAAAACGAGGTGGCAAGAAGGATGACTCTCACTGGTGGTCCAGGTTCCAGAAGGGTGACATCCCATGGGATGACAAGGAATTCAGGATGTACTTTCTCTGGACCGCCCTGTTTTGGGGAGGATTCCTGTTTTACTTCCTGTTCAAGAGCTCCGGGAGAGAAATCACATGGAAGGACTTTGCCAACAACTATCTTTCCAAGGGAGTAGTAGACAGACTGGAAGTTGTCAACAAGCGATTTGTTCGAGTGACTTTTACACCAGGAAAAACTCCTGTTGATGGACAGTACGTCTGGTTCAATATTGGCAGTGTGGACACCTTTGAGCGGAACCTGGAGACTCTGCAGCAGGAACTGGGCATAGAAGGGGAGAACCGGGTCCCTGTGGTCTACATTGCTGAGAGCGACGGTTCCTTCCTCCTGAGCATGCTGCCCACCGTACTCATCATCGCCTTCCTGCTCTATACCATCCGGAGGGGCCCAGCCGGGATCGGCTGCACAGGCCGGGGCATGGGCGGACTCTTCAGTGTAGGAGAGACCACCGCCAAGGTCCTCAAGGATGAGATCGACGTGAAGTTTAAAGATGTGGCTGGCTGCGAGGAGGCCAAGCTGGAGATCATGGAATTTGTGAATTTCCTGAAAAATCCAAAGCAGTATCAAGACCTGGGAGCAAAAATCCCAAAGGGTGCCATTCTCACTGGTCCTCCGGGCACTGGGAAGACACTGCTGGCTAAGGCCACAGCTGGAGAAGCCAATGTCCCTTTCATCACCGTTAGCGGGTCTGAGTTCTTGGAGATGTTTGTTGGTGTGGGCCCAGCTAGAGTCCGTGACTTATTCGCTCTTGCTCGGAAGAACGCCCCTTGCATCCTCTTCATCGATGAAATAGATGCGGTGGGAAGGAAGAGAGGCAGGGGCAACTTCGGCGGGCAGAGTGAGCAGGAGAACACGCTCAACCAGCTGCTTGTGGAGATGGATGGATTCAACACAACCACCAATGTGGTCATCTTGGCGGGCACCAACCGACCAGATATCCTAGACCCAGCTCTGATGAGGCCCGGCCGCTTCGACAGGCAGATCTTCATTGGACCGCCAGACATTAAGGGAAGAGCTTCTATTTTCAAAGTTCACCTCCGACCTCTGAAGCTGGATagtgccctggaaaaggaaaagctgGCGAGGAAGCTCGCGTCTTTGACCCCGGGGTTTTCAGGAGCCGATGTTGCCAACGTGTGCAACGAAGCTGCTTTGATTGCCGCGAGACACCTTTCAGATTCCATAAACCAGAAACACTTTGAACAAGCAATTGAACGAGTGATTGGCGGCTTAGAGAAGAAAACCCAGGTCCTACAGCCCGAGGAGAAGAAGACAGTGGCATACCACGAGACAGGCCACGCAGTTGCCGGTTGGTACCTGGAGCACGCGGACCCCCTCCTGAAGGTGTCCATCATCCCATGGGGCAAAGGGCTGGGCTATGCTCAGTACCTGCCCCGGGAGCAGTACCTCTACACCCGGGAGCAGCTCCTGGACCGCATGTGCATGACCCTGGGCGGCCGCGTGTCCGAGGAGATCTTCTTTGGCAGGATCACTACTGGTGCCCAGGACGACTTGCGCAAAGTGACCCAGAGTGCCTACGCCCAGATTGTTCAGTTTGGCATGAACGAGAAGGTTGGGCAGATCTCCTTTGACCTCCCACGTCAGGGGgacatggtgttggagaagccttaCAGCGAGGCCACCGCCAGACTCATAGATGACGAAGTACGAATCCTTATCAACGATGCTTACAAGAGGACAGTGGCCCTCCTCACAGAGAAGAAAGCTGACGTGGAGAAGGTTGCTCTGCTGCTGTTAGAAAAAGAAGTGTTAGACAAGAACGACATGGTGGAACTTCTGGGCCCCAGGCCATTTGCGGAGAAGTCTACATATGAGGAGTTTGTGGAAGGTACCGGCAGCCTGGACGAGGACACCTCGCTCCCAGAGGACCTGAAGGACTGGAACAGGGAACGCGAGGGCTCGGAGGAGCCCGCGGGCGAGAAGGTGACCAGCCAGGTCCAGGGTGCCGGCCCTGTGTAG